A single genomic interval of Luteolibacter arcticus harbors:
- the sthA gene encoding Si-specific NAD(P)(+) transhydrogenase has translation MNPESIQQFDLIVIGGGPAGASGAAAAGFLGKHVALVEKTCDLGGAGINTGTIPSKTLRETALALSGWRSRRLFGVDLSLRRAATIGEFMGHQQNVIAAERDRSEARLAARGVARFTGSASFVDPHLIRIVQAGGTEILLRGEKILIATGSSPLRPAEFCFSDDRVHDSDEILLLEAMPKKLVVIGGGVIGSEYAGTFASLGVETHLVDGRDTLMPFLDPEISRTLASAMAENGVQFHWKERVTSCDATKPGEVVLTLSSGATLSCDGVLVCAGRKSNTDDLNLAAAGIAPGNRGLIPVNGHYQSAVPHIYAAGDVVGPPALAATGIEQARVAVSDAFGSTFKSDLATLLPTGIYTIPEASMIGETEASLREKGIEFVVGRARYCDLPRGEIIGDQTGFLKLIFRQGDMRLLGVHIIGEQATELVHVGLIAMLAEAGAEIFNRACFNYPTLGDLYKYAAYDALAKSEQPQMY, from the coding sequence ATGAATCCTGAATCCATCCAACAATTCGATCTCATCGTCATCGGCGGTGGCCCTGCCGGTGCCAGCGGTGCGGCCGCGGCAGGCTTCCTCGGCAAGCATGTCGCGCTCGTGGAGAAGACCTGCGATCTCGGCGGCGCGGGGATCAATACCGGTACGATCCCGAGCAAGACGTTGCGCGAAACAGCCTTGGCGCTGAGCGGATGGCGGTCGCGGCGTCTGTTCGGAGTTGATCTTTCATTGCGCCGCGCGGCCACCATCGGCGAGTTCATGGGGCATCAACAAAACGTCATCGCAGCAGAACGGGACCGCTCCGAGGCGCGGCTGGCTGCGCGAGGAGTTGCGCGCTTTACGGGCTCGGCGTCATTCGTCGATCCGCACCTGATCCGCATCGTGCAAGCGGGTGGCACCGAGATCTTGCTGCGCGGCGAGAAGATCCTCATCGCGACCGGATCCTCGCCGCTACGCCCTGCCGAATTCTGCTTCAGCGATGATCGTGTGCACGACTCCGACGAGATCCTGCTGCTCGAAGCGATGCCGAAAAAGCTCGTCGTCATCGGCGGCGGAGTGATTGGCAGCGAGTACGCAGGAACGTTCGCCTCCCTAGGAGTCGAAACTCATCTCGTCGATGGCCGGGACACGCTGATGCCTTTTCTCGATCCGGAAATTTCCCGGACGCTCGCCTCCGCGATGGCGGAGAACGGCGTACAGTTTCATTGGAAGGAGCGGGTGACATCCTGCGACGCTACCAAGCCCGGCGAAGTGGTGCTCACGCTGTCGAGCGGGGCAACGCTGTCCTGTGACGGCGTGCTCGTCTGTGCCGGACGCAAGAGCAATACGGACGATCTCAACCTCGCCGCGGCCGGCATTGCTCCGGGGAACCGGGGTCTGATACCGGTCAACGGGCACTACCAGAGCGCCGTGCCTCATATTTACGCGGCCGGCGACGTCGTCGGTCCTCCGGCTCTCGCCGCCACTGGCATCGAACAGGCCCGCGTGGCCGTGTCCGATGCCTTTGGATCAACCTTCAAGTCCGATCTCGCGACGCTCCTTCCTACCGGGATCTACACGATCCCCGAAGCCAGCATGATCGGTGAAACGGAAGCATCACTCCGTGAAAAGGGGATCGAGTTCGTCGTCGGACGCGCGCGGTACTGCGACCTTCCACGAGGCGAGATCATCGGCGACCAAACCGGCTTCCTGAAGCTGATTTTCCGCCAAGGTGACATGCGTTTGCTGGGCGTCCACATCATCGGCGAGCAGGCCACCGAACTGGTCCATGTCGGCCTCATTGCCATGCTCGCGGAAGCAGGAGCTGAAATTTTCAATCGGGCCTGTTTCAACTACCCGACCCTCGGCGACCTCTACAAATACGCCGCCTATGATGCGCTAGCCAAGAGTGAGCAACCGCAGATGTATTGA
- a CDS encoding YSC84-related protein: MKSKAIALLLASAVLPTLLPSCATDGPITQANAESASASQISRDSRAALRSLYAQNPQARALGSKARGVLVFPSITKGGVVVAAQAGNGALIFHNGEIGGYYQTTAASYGLQAGVQKFGYALFLMDNEAFRNVNRNEGWEVGSSPSLVVVDRGVAGSLSTTTIDKGSYAFFFNQRGLMGGLGLQGSKITRIYPKQ; this comes from the coding sequence ATGAAATCGAAAGCCATCGCATTGCTCCTTGCCTCCGCCGTCCTCCCCACGCTTCTCCCAAGCTGCGCCACCGACGGACCGATCACCCAGGCCAACGCGGAGTCAGCCAGCGCCTCGCAGATCTCCCGTGATTCACGCGCCGCGCTCCGTTCGCTCTATGCCCAGAATCCCCAGGCGCGGGCCCTCGGCAGCAAGGCACGCGGAGTGCTGGTCTTCCCCTCGATCACCAAGGGCGGCGTCGTGGTGGCAGCACAGGCCGGCAACGGCGCGCTGATCTTCCACAATGGCGAGATCGGCGGCTACTATCAGACCACCGCCGCTTCCTACGGCCTGCAAGCCGGCGTGCAGAAGTTCGGCTACGCTCTCTTCCTGATGGACAATGAGGCCTTCCGCAACGTCAACCGCAACGAAGGCTGGGAGGTCGGCAGCAGCCCGAGCCTCGTCGTCGTCGATCGCGGCGTGGCCGGCTCCCTGAGCACGACCACCATCGACAAGGGCAGCTATGCCTTCTTCTTCAACCAGCGCGGCCTGATGGGCGGTCTCGGTCTGCAAGGATCGAAGATCACCCGCATCTATCCGAAGCAGTAA
- a CDS encoding esterase/lipase family protein codes for MKFHSTFPCLAGVFVFAGCASKPLPPDEALHRSAAVHLKEAGAKATPDEQRAALYLQSAAEAHALLGSASSGEASRVIYNKAATDLTVLLRNADQGKMWNRPLTLAANGTTYRLRYSPGTRDGVWSPQYFTDFKPAAEVPDGTIDAKNRQDGIGGALVGVHKTTPLEAFSPRVGVAAPVTAILDFKGQEATLTLIDPVERPKFAVAGKERVMDADFSAPLAYYPQKSELWNGLMGAFRVTHYMGNTGLYQLEPYDRDRIPLIFVHGLISTPQMWRNVINEVEKDPVLRERYQCMVFGYPTGNPPGYSALRLREELAKFEKLHPEARNYVLVGHSMGGLVSRMQAATVNRESWNAIGKDKADKLFAHVEPGSLMDRATAFKANPRVDRLVFICTPHRGSEMALGRIGDLGRRLISLPVDLTGTITKSMGDAMSIATGAPGRIPNSVTGLSPTNPMLKVLDSRPIEAPYHTILGDRGRGDGTLSSDGVVKYWSSHLTTAKSECVVPGPHGACEMPQTIEELRRILHLHLKESGAGR; via the coding sequence ATGAAATTCCATTCCACTTTCCCCTGCTTGGCAGGCGTCTTCGTTTTCGCCGGATGTGCGTCCAAACCTCTGCCGCCCGACGAGGCACTGCACCGATCGGCAGCCGTCCATCTCAAGGAAGCGGGGGCAAAAGCCACACCGGATGAGCAGCGTGCGGCCCTCTACCTGCAATCCGCTGCAGAGGCCCATGCGTTGCTTGGCTCGGCATCCTCCGGTGAAGCAAGCCGCGTGATCTACAACAAGGCGGCCACCGATCTCACGGTGCTGCTTCGCAATGCCGATCAGGGCAAGATGTGGAATCGTCCCCTGACACTTGCCGCCAATGGCACCACCTACCGCCTGCGCTATTCCCCCGGGACCCGGGATGGCGTCTGGAGCCCGCAATACTTCACCGACTTCAAGCCGGCTGCGGAAGTCCCGGATGGAACCATTGATGCGAAGAACCGCCAGGATGGGATCGGCGGCGCGCTGGTCGGCGTCCACAAGACCACTCCTCTGGAAGCCTTCTCACCTCGGGTCGGCGTCGCCGCGCCGGTCACGGCCATTCTGGATTTCAAGGGGCAGGAAGCGACTCTCACGCTCATCGATCCTGTCGAGCGCCCCAAGTTTGCTGTGGCTGGCAAGGAGCGGGTGATGGACGCCGATTTCTCGGCACCGCTGGCTTACTATCCCCAGAAGTCGGAACTCTGGAACGGCCTGATGGGAGCATTCCGGGTGACCCACTACATGGGCAATACCGGCCTCTACCAATTGGAGCCCTACGATCGCGACCGGATTCCGCTCATCTTCGTCCACGGCTTGATCTCCACACCGCAGATGTGGCGCAACGTGATCAACGAGGTGGAAAAAGACCCGGTCTTGCGCGAGCGATACCAATGCATGGTATTCGGCTATCCGACCGGAAATCCGCCGGGTTACTCCGCCCTCAGACTGCGCGAGGAGCTGGCGAAGTTCGAGAAGCTGCATCCCGAAGCACGCAACTATGTGCTCGTCGGCCACAGCATGGGCGGACTGGTGTCGCGGATGCAGGCGGCAACCGTTAACCGGGAGTCGTGGAATGCGATTGGAAAGGACAAGGCGGACAAGCTCTTCGCCCATGTCGAACCGGGCAGCCTGATGGATCGCGCGACCGCCTTCAAAGCCAACCCGCGTGTTGACCGTCTGGTCTTCATCTGCACGCCGCATCGCGGAAGCGAGATGGCGCTGGGCAGGATCGGTGATCTCGGACGCCGCCTGATTTCCTTGCCCGTCGATCTGACAGGTACGATCACCAAGTCGATGGGCGACGCCATGTCGATCGCCACTGGCGCTCCCGGAAGAATTCCTAACAGCGTCACCGGCCTGTCCCCGACAAATCCCATGCTCAAGGTGCTCGATTCGCGTCCCATCGAAGCTCCCTACCACACCATCCTCGGCGACCGGGGAAGAGGCGACGGGACACTCAGCTCGGATGGCGTGGTCAAGTACTGGAGCTCCCACCTCACCACGGCGAAGTCGGAATGCGTGGTCCCCGGTCCTCACGGAGCCTGCGAGATGCCGCAAACCATCGAGGAGCTTCGCCGCATCCTCCACCTGCATCTCAAGGAAAGCGGGGCTGGACGCTGA
- a CDS encoding glycosyl hydrolase family 95 catalytic domain-containing protein, protein MLASRSSVLFFVLLALPCMAAPKPPAPEGADLAGKHAIIFGKPAARVPTAGMTDGPLLGNGDIGVVQAGSPDLLSFHIGKNDFWSLKRLLPLVVGQVRIVTPALKNATFHTEADLQLAETRGRFTQGDAELSTRSLVDANGSGFIQTLTNSGKQPLDITVHNIKSDEIRTATGPALVSPATKPALYGCEQSGKNRWFFKGAMADTQVLDRALSDEEIATLARAPRGEPQIFDGKTTRPANAPVIEKAMTFSAWIKPDELSKAGDYLFSSGAWNKSLSLGFSAGKLRFSLSGVTLQYRGTIPLREWTHVAAVYKDRTMRLHINGVAENNDAGASFHLDPDATPEGRKVGVSTRVLFKDGARSFTLQPGESATVATVILSDLDVKGADTLAAAKVQTAALTAGAVKQQIEAHRAWWRNYWSQSFIEIPDKVIEQNWYASQYTIASCCRAGKIAPGLWGNWITTNDSAWHGDYHLNYNFQAQFYGLYAANHTDETRPFYEAMNQSIPVGKRMAADRGWKGIHLPVALGPWGTLPYGERKDHGQRSNAAFAALPYFWYWNYTRDKEWLRKEGYAYVREVADFWEDYLKLENDRYVIVNDSVHEGSGPNTNAILSLGMVHALFENIVPMSEALDVDADKRAKWNEIRAKLSDFPTLERKGKTLFRYTSVGPAGWRDNTVGIQHIFPAGCIHLDSDPKLIEISHNMLDAMGRWSDPNGSASWYTACIRVGYKPAIVLKNLRTLFDKRSLPNKVLSFGGGGIENVAPSLAVTEMLFQSHARVLRFFPCWAKEQDARFGGIRAVGAFLVWAELKSGQISGVRIYSEKGLDCNLVNPWPQKTVQVIRNGRLAETVVGERFKIKTSTGESLELKAE, encoded by the coding sequence ATGCTCGCCTCCCGCTCCAGTGTCCTTTTCTTCGTCCTGCTCGCTTTGCCCTGCATGGCCGCGCCCAAGCCTCCCGCTCCCGAAGGCGCGGACTTAGCTGGCAAGCACGCCATCATCTTCGGAAAGCCGGCAGCCCGGGTGCCTACCGCAGGCATGACAGATGGTCCATTGCTCGGCAACGGAGACATCGGCGTGGTGCAGGCGGGATCTCCGGACCTGCTGAGTTTTCACATCGGCAAGAATGACTTCTGGAGCCTCAAGCGGTTGCTGCCCCTCGTCGTCGGGCAGGTGCGTATTGTCACTCCCGCCCTCAAGAACGCCACCTTCCACACCGAGGCGGACCTGCAATTGGCAGAGACCCGCGGCCGCTTCACGCAGGGCGATGCAGAGCTAAGCACGCGCTCGTTGGTGGACGCCAATGGCAGCGGTTTCATCCAGACGCTCACCAACAGCGGAAAGCAGCCGCTGGACATCACAGTGCACAATATCAAAAGCGACGAGATTCGCACTGCCACCGGTCCCGCGCTCGTAAGTCCTGCCACCAAACCCGCGCTCTATGGCTGCGAGCAGAGCGGAAAAAACCGATGGTTCTTCAAGGGCGCGATGGCCGATACTCAGGTGCTGGACCGTGCGCTCTCTGATGAAGAGATCGCCACTCTCGCCAGAGCACCGCGCGGTGAACCGCAGATTTTCGATGGCAAGACCACTCGCCCTGCCAACGCCCCGGTCATTGAAAAGGCGATGACCTTCAGCGCTTGGATCAAGCCAGATGAGTTGTCCAAAGCGGGCGATTACCTGTTTAGTTCCGGCGCGTGGAACAAGTCCTTAAGCCTCGGATTCTCTGCCGGGAAGCTGCGCTTTTCTCTCAGCGGCGTGACGCTCCAATATCGGGGCACCATTCCGCTGCGGGAGTGGACCCATGTGGCCGCCGTTTACAAGGACCGGACGATGCGTCTCCATATCAACGGCGTCGCAGAGAACAATGACGCCGGCGCTTCGTTTCACCTCGATCCTGATGCCACGCCCGAAGGCCGCAAGGTCGGGGTCTCCACGCGGGTGCTGTTCAAGGATGGCGCGCGCTCTTTTACCCTCCAACCCGGCGAAAGCGCCACGGTGGCCACCGTCATCCTCAGCGATCTGGATGTCAAAGGTGCCGACACGCTTGCCGCGGCAAAGGTCCAAACGGCGGCCCTGACCGCGGGTGCGGTGAAGCAGCAGATCGAAGCCCACCGCGCCTGGTGGCGCAACTACTGGAGCCAGTCATTCATCGAGATTCCCGACAAGGTCATCGAGCAGAACTGGTACGCCTCCCAATACACCATCGCCTCATGCTGCCGCGCGGGCAAGATCGCCCCGGGACTGTGGGGCAACTGGATCACCACCAACGACTCCGCTTGGCATGGCGACTACCACCTGAACTACAACTTCCAAGCTCAGTTCTACGGCCTCTATGCCGCCAACCACACCGACGAGACACGGCCCTTCTATGAGGCCATGAACCAGTCCATCCCGGTCGGCAAGCGCATGGCCGCGGACCGGGGCTGGAAAGGCATCCACCTCCCGGTGGCCTTGGGCCCGTGGGGTACCCTGCCCTATGGCGAGCGCAAGGACCACGGCCAGCGCAGCAATGCCGCCTTCGCGGCCTTGCCCTACTTCTGGTATTGGAACTACACCCGCGACAAGGAGTGGCTGAGGAAGGAAGGATACGCCTACGTTCGCGAGGTGGCGGACTTCTGGGAAGACTACCTGAAGCTGGAAAACGACCGCTACGTGATCGTCAATGACTCCGTTCACGAGGGTTCCGGACCTAACACCAATGCCATCCTCTCGCTGGGCATGGTGCACGCGTTGTTCGAAAACATCGTGCCGATGAGCGAAGCTCTCGACGTCGATGCCGACAAGCGCGCCAAGTGGAATGAGATCCGGGCGAAACTCAGCGACTTCCCCACTCTGGAGCGCAAGGGCAAAACCCTCTTCCGCTACACCTCGGTAGGACCCGCTGGATGGAGGGACAACACCGTGGGCATCCAGCACATCTTCCCCGCCGGTTGCATCCACTTGGACAGCGATCCGAAGCTGATCGAAATCAGCCACAACATGCTCGACGCCATGGGCCGCTGGAGCGACCCCAACGGCAGCGCTTCATGGTACACCGCCTGCATCCGGGTCGGCTACAAGCCTGCGATCGTCTTAAAGAATCTGCGCACCCTATTCGACAAGCGCTCGTTGCCCAACAAGGTCCTCTCTTTCGGCGGTGGCGGCATCGAAAACGTCGCGCCTTCGCTGGCGGTCACCGAGATGCTCTTCCAAAGCCACGCCCGCGTCCTCCGCTTCTTCCCCTGCTGGGCGAAAGAGCAGGATGCCCGCTTCGGAGGAATTCGAGCGGTGGGCGCCTTCCTCGTTTGGGCTGAACTCAAAAGCGGCCAAATCAGCGGCGTGAGGATCTACAGCGAAAAGGGCTTGGACTGTAACCTCGTCAATCCTTGGCCGCAGAAGACAGTGCAAGTCATCCGCAACGGCAGATTGGCGGAAACCGTCGTAGGAGAACGCTTCAAGATCAAGACATCGACCGGAGAAAGCCTTGAGCTCAAAGCGGAATGA
- a CDS encoding MGH1-like glycoside hydrolase domain-containing protein: protein MNAEQQRLDEAAENGVPWKKWGPYLSERQWGTVREDYSEDGNAWDYFSHDQARSRAYRWGEDGLAGICDDRQRLCFALALWNGRDPILKERLFGLTNREGNHGEDVKEYYFYLDSTPTHSYLKYLYKYPQAAYPYDDLVAINGGRGRHEHEYELLDTGVFNEDRYFDVLVEYAKESPEDILIKIGVHNRGPEEAEIHVLPTLWFRNRWAWGDDNPRPAIKAGGGRLADTALHAAEVKLGDRYLYCAGDPALLFTENETNTERIFGKPSGSPFVKDGIGRCVVQGEPGAVNPQHTGTKAAAHYRLSVPPGKSKTISLRLTSVAPEALKASYNGGPFGKHFEGVMQARRDEADAFYSTVVPSSLDADAANVMRQALAGMMWSKQFYYFDVNRWLEERGSDPFCPARKPAPRNGHWHHLYNADVISMPDKWEYPWYAAWDLAFHVLPLSLIDPAFAKQQLDLMLRENYMHPNGQIPAYEWNFGDVNPPVHAWATIFTYRLEKERTGKGDIVWLERCFQKLSLNFTWWLNRKDRAGNNAFEGGFLGLDNIGVFDRSAPLPTGGHLEQADGTAWMAIFSLNMLEISIELALHNVAYGDMALKYLQHFCSIASATIHAGSDTGMWDEDDGFFYDVLQTPDGQAQRLKVRSMVGLLPLCAVTVFEGEFREKYPEIMARFHGFLEARPELTSFIHDPGQTGCAGRRLGAILDETKLRRVLSRMLDENEFLSPFGIRALSRYHAEHPYVLEAGGQSYGVGYLPGESDSGMFGGNSNWRGPIWMPVNALIIRALLQYYMYYGDDFTVECPTGSGRHLTLYQIAEEITRRLASMFLRGEDGCRPVNGGAQKFQEDPHWCDCIQFYEYFHGDNGAGLGASHQTGWTGVIARAMHLFATLTPEQALKGGKTGYFKMQGDLPAK, encoded by the coding sequence ATGAACGCCGAGCAACAACGCCTCGATGAAGCCGCGGAGAATGGCGTTCCTTGGAAAAAATGGGGTCCCTATCTGAGCGAGCGGCAGTGGGGGACCGTGCGGGAGGACTACAGCGAAGACGGCAACGCGTGGGACTACTTCAGCCACGACCAGGCGCGGTCCCGTGCCTATCGCTGGGGTGAGGACGGGCTGGCGGGGATCTGCGACGATCGCCAGCGGTTGTGTTTCGCGCTGGCGCTGTGGAATGGGCGCGACCCGATCCTCAAGGAGCGCTTGTTCGGACTGACCAACCGCGAGGGGAATCACGGGGAGGATGTGAAGGAGTATTACTTCTATCTCGATAGCACGCCGACGCATTCCTACCTGAAATATCTCTACAAGTACCCGCAGGCGGCTTACCCTTACGACGATCTCGTGGCGATCAACGGCGGTCGCGGGCGTCACGAGCACGAATACGAACTTCTCGATACCGGTGTCTTTAATGAGGACCGCTACTTCGATGTGCTCGTGGAGTATGCCAAGGAAAGTCCCGAGGACATCCTGATCAAGATCGGTGTCCACAATCGTGGCCCGGAAGAAGCTGAGATTCACGTGCTGCCCACGCTGTGGTTTCGCAATCGCTGGGCTTGGGGCGATGACAATCCGCGTCCGGCAATCAAGGCTGGCGGAGGCAGGCTTGCCGACACCGCGCTGCACGCCGCGGAAGTGAAGCTGGGTGACCGCTATTTGTATTGCGCGGGCGATCCGGCGCTGCTGTTCACCGAGAACGAAACCAACACGGAGCGAATTTTCGGTAAGCCGAGCGGGTCGCCCTTTGTAAAGGACGGGATCGGTCGCTGCGTGGTCCAAGGCGAACCGGGTGCCGTAAATCCGCAGCACACCGGCACGAAGGCCGCGGCCCATTACCGCCTGAGCGTGCCACCCGGAAAGTCCAAGACGATCAGCCTCCGGCTTACCTCCGTCGCTCCCGAGGCCCTGAAAGCAAGCTACAACGGCGGCCCCTTCGGCAAACATTTCGAGGGAGTCATGCAGGCGCGCCGGGACGAAGCCGACGCGTTCTACTCGACGGTGGTTCCGTCTTCACTTGATGCGGATGCGGCGAACGTCATGCGCCAGGCTCTGGCGGGCATGATGTGGTCCAAGCAGTTCTATTACTTTGATGTGAATCGCTGGCTCGAAGAACGAGGCTCCGATCCGTTCTGCCCGGCGCGAAAGCCAGCGCCGCGCAATGGGCACTGGCACCATCTTTACAATGCCGATGTCATCTCAATGCCGGACAAATGGGAGTATCCATGGTACGCGGCCTGGGACCTTGCCTTTCACGTCTTGCCGCTCTCGCTCATTGATCCGGCCTTCGCCAAGCAGCAACTCGACTTGATGCTGCGCGAGAACTACATGCATCCGAATGGCCAGATCCCGGCCTACGAATGGAACTTTGGGGATGTCAACCCGCCGGTGCACGCGTGGGCGACGATCTTCACCTACCGGCTGGAAAAGGAGCGGACCGGCAAGGGCGACATCGTTTGGCTGGAGCGATGCTTTCAAAAGCTGTCTCTCAACTTCACATGGTGGCTCAACCGCAAGGATCGCGCGGGCAACAATGCCTTCGAGGGCGGCTTCCTGGGGCTGGATAACATCGGCGTCTTCGATCGCAGCGCGCCGCTGCCTACCGGTGGTCATCTGGAGCAGGCCGATGGTACCGCGTGGATGGCCATCTTCAGTCTCAATATGCTGGAGATCAGCATCGAGCTGGCGCTGCACAACGTCGCCTATGGCGATATGGCGCTGAAATACCTCCAGCACTTTTGCTCGATCGCCTCGGCAACGATCCATGCGGGCAGCGATACGGGCATGTGGGACGAGGACGACGGATTTTTCTACGACGTCCTTCAAACTCCGGACGGTCAGGCACAGCGCTTGAAAGTCCGCTCGATGGTCGGGCTGTTGCCCCTCTGCGCTGTAACCGTTTTCGAGGGCGAATTCCGGGAGAAATATCCCGAGATCATGGCGCGGTTCCACGGCTTCCTGGAGGCGCGGCCGGAGCTTACAAGCTTCATTCATGATCCTGGCCAGACAGGCTGCGCGGGTCGCCGGCTCGGAGCGATCCTCGATGAAACCAAGCTCCGCCGGGTGCTGTCGCGGATGCTGGATGAGAACGAATTCCTCAGTCCCTTCGGCATCCGGGCACTGTCGCGGTATCATGCCGAGCATCCTTATGTCCTCGAGGCGGGGGGGCAGTCGTATGGCGTGGGGTATCTGCCGGGCGAATCCGACTCCGGAATGTTCGGCGGCAACTCGAACTGGCGGGGGCCGATCTGGATGCCGGTCAATGCGCTGATCATTCGCGCGCTGCTGCAATACTACATGTATTACGGCGACGACTTCACGGTCGAGTGTCCCACCGGTTCCGGCCGGCACCTGACGCTCTATCAGATCGCAGAGGAAATCACTCGCCGCCTTGCGAGCATGTTCCTGCGCGGCGAGGACGGGTGCCGGCCCGTCAATGGCGGTGCGCAGAAGTTTCAGGAGGACCCGCACTGGTGCGACTGCATCCAGTTCTACGAGTATTTTCACGGCGACAACGGCGCCGGCCTCGGTGCCAGTCACCAGACGGGATGGACCGGCGTGATCGCCCGCGCCATGCATCTCTTCGCGACGCTTACGCCAGAGCAAGCTCTCAAAGGCGGCAAGACGGGCTATTTCAAAATGCAGGGCGATCTGCCCGCAAAATGA